The Faecalibacterium prausnitzii genome includes a window with the following:
- a CDS encoding helix-turn-helix domain-containing protein produces the protein MEREKPNFDILGRIDRERLARGWSEYTLAENSGLTQSTLSTWRRRNLQPNVTSIEKICHGLGITLSQFFEEDTAIHHLTEEQKSLLTTWDRLSPSQRTAILDLIQAFLPE, from the coding sequence ATGGAACGCGAGAAGCCGAACTTTGACATTCTGGGAAGAATTGACCGGGAGCGGTTAGCTCGTGGATGGTCTGAATACACCCTTGCCGAAAACTCTGGCCTGACGCAATCGACCTTATCAACATGGCGCAGAAGAAATCTTCAGCCCAACGTAACCTCGATTGAAAAAATTTGTCATGGCCTTGGCATCACCCTCTCGCAGTTTTTTGAAGAGGACACTGCCATTCACCATCTAACAGAAGAGCAGAAATCTCTTTTGACCACATGGGATAGACTTTCTCCATCACAAAGAACTGCTATCTTGGATTTGATTCAAGCATTTTTACCTGAATAA
- a CDS encoding recombinase family protein — protein MRVAVYARVSTEHEAQINALENQLEWYKIECSRHSDWEIVEVYVDQGITGTQAQKRPEFLRMMEDAQKGKFDLIITREVSRFARNTVDTLSYTRELKTRGVDVFFINDGINTATNDGELRLTIMSSMAQDESRKISERVKAGQKISREKHVLYGSGNILGYRRENGTYVPDPDQAETVRLIFQMYSTGENGDGSFYDFI, from the coding sequence ATGAGAGTAGCTGTGTACGCTCGTGTTTCAACCGAACATGAAGCGCAAATCAACGCACTAGAAAATCAGTTGGAGTGGTATAAAATCGAATGTTCCAGGCATTCGGACTGGGAAATCGTGGAGGTCTACGTAGACCAAGGCATCACCGGAACACAAGCACAGAAGCGGCCAGAGTTTTTGCGCATGATGGAAGATGCTCAGAAGGGCAAATTTGACCTAATCATTACTCGCGAAGTGAGCCGCTTTGCACGAAATACGGTTGATACGCTATCCTATACACGTGAGTTGAAGACACGTGGGGTGGATGTGTTTTTCATCAACGATGGTATCAACACGGCAACCAACGATGGCGAACTTCGGTTAACGATCATGTCTTCTATGGCACAGGATGAGAGCCGCAAAATTTCAGAGCGCGTAAAGGCTGGGCAGAAAATCAGCAGAGAAAAGCACGTTCTGTATGGCAGCGGAAACATCTTAGGATACCGCAGAGAGAATGGAACCTATGTTCCTGACCCTGACCAAGCTGAAACAGTAAGGCTGATTTTCCAAATGTATTCTACCGGAGAAAATGGAGATGGCTCGTTTTACGATTTCATTTGA
- a CDS encoding DUF5906 domain-containing protein, producing the protein MAIGYLMIYPARGKFFIVMGYARDSGKSVLGNFVQRLYPKESVGNLRLQEMKGTFSSMSFLNAVINLELDMPNAKLNAEVASRLKQITGGDSITVQRKYLSPVTLTRRIKFVFAGNYPLCIDGEDDALQKRIVFLPFDESIPDDQQDPYLEDKIWDERDAVVTKSLHYARKLVKLNYKFPEIPQVDDAKCIVRDSIAKTVGKFVQESCDMSEPKAVTATEDLYNAYLDYCKEKDMWACSQTVFTKGLTQMGLNHTRSRCTGEDMIVRKNPVSAFQGIKLRP; encoded by the coding sequence ATGGCGATTGGATACCTGATGATTTATCCGGCACGAGGCAAGTTCTTCATTGTTATGGGCTATGCCAGAGACAGCGGCAAGAGCGTACTGGGCAATTTTGTCCAACGGTTATATCCGAAGGAAAGTGTCGGTAATCTACGACTTCAAGAAATGAAAGGAACGTTTTCATCAATGTCTTTTCTTAATGCGGTAATCAATCTTGAGTTGGATATGCCAAATGCGAAGCTCAATGCAGAAGTAGCTTCACGGCTTAAACAGATTACAGGAGGAGACTCTATTACGGTGCAACGCAAATATCTCAGCCCAGTAACATTAACAAGGCGAATTAAGTTTGTTTTTGCCGGAAATTACCCGCTTTGTATTGACGGTGAGGACGATGCGCTTCAAAAACGGATCGTATTTCTTCCTTTCGATGAATCAATTCCGGATGACCAGCAGGACCCCTACTTGGAGGATAAAATCTGGGACGAGCGAGATGCCGTTGTTACCAAGTCCCTGCATTATGCACGAAAACTGGTGAAACTTAACTACAAGTTCCCAGAAATTCCGCAGGTGGACGATGCAAAGTGCATTGTCAGAGACTCTATTGCGAAGACCGTAGGAAAATTTGTACAGGAAAGCTGTGATATGAGCGAGCCGAAAGCGGTGACTGCTACAGAAGACCTGTATAATGCCTACTTGGACTACTGCAAGGAGAAGGATATGTGGGCGTGTAGCCAAACAGTGTTCACAAAAGGACTTACCCAAATGGGGCTGAATCATACTCGTTCCCGGTGTACAGGAGAGGATATGATTGTCCGAAAGAATCCGGTATCTGCTTTCCAAGGAATCAAGCTCCGTCCGTAA
- the ppdK gene encoding pyruvate, phosphate dikinase, whose product MSKKYLYYFSEGNDAFGGDKVTMKNTLGGKGAGLAEMTAAGMPVPQGFTITTEACTQYYADGRQINDEITADIFEHVKGLEKITGKTFGDNTNPLLVSVRSGARQSMPGMMDTILNLGLNDEAVEGLAKKTNNARFAYDCYRRFVQMFADVVMMVPKSLFEVEIDKMKEAKGVKNDVDLTADDLKELVGVFKKIYEENEGKPFPQDPRDQLIEAVKAVFRSWDNPRANVYRKMNEIPYEWGTAVNVQQMAFGNSGDRSGTGVAFTRDPATGAKKLMGEYLINAQGEDVVAGVRTPSPISHLKDQMPEVYDQFVEIATRLENYFRDMQDMEFTIEDGHLYMLQTRNGKRTAQAALQIACDLVDEGMITEQEAVLRVEPKQLDTLLHPQFDAAALKAAEVVGKGLAASPGSACGQIVFTAEEAEEKVKSGEMKKVVLVRLETSPEDIVGMQVSQGILTVRGGMTSHAAVVARGMGTCCVSGCGNDNDVKIDEEAKTFEINGHKFVEGDWISIDGSTGNIYGEQVATVAATGNKNFNRFMGWADAARQLLVMTNADNPRDAQQAVDLGAEGIGLCRTEHMFFAEDRIKAVREMICARTVEEREAALAKVEPFQQGDFEAMYRIMGERPMTIRYLDPPLHEFLPSKDEDIKELAADMGMTFDDLKNVVASLHEFNPMMGHRGCRLAVTYPEIAAMQTRAVIKAALNVSAETGFVITPHIMIPLVGEVKELKFVKDVVVKVADELIAAAGVDMKYQVGTMIEIPRAALTAGEIAKEAEFFSFGTNDLTQMTFGFSRDDAAKFLGAYYENKIYESDPFQHLDQIGVGKLVKMAAHDGRETRPDLGLGICGEHGGDPTSVEFCHNVGLDYVSCSPFRVPIARLAAAQAAIKKPRA is encoded by the coding sequence ATGAGCAAAAAGTATCTGTACTACTTCAGCGAGGGCAACGACGCCTTCGGTGGCGACAAAGTCACCATGAAGAACACGCTGGGCGGCAAGGGTGCCGGCCTGGCTGAGATGACCGCAGCCGGTATGCCGGTGCCGCAGGGCTTCACCATCACCACCGAGGCCTGCACCCAGTACTACGCCGACGGCCGCCAGATCAACGACGAGATCACCGCTGACATCTTCGAGCACGTCAAGGGCCTGGAGAAGATCACCGGCAAGACCTTTGGCGACAACACCAACCCCCTGCTGGTCTCCGTCCGCTCCGGCGCACGTCAGTCCATGCCCGGCATGATGGACACCATCCTGAACCTGGGCCTGAACGATGAGGCTGTTGAGGGTCTGGCCAAGAAGACCAACAACGCCCGCTTTGCATACGACTGCTACCGCCGCTTCGTGCAGATGTTCGCAGACGTCGTCATGATGGTCCCGAAGAGCCTGTTCGAAGTCGAGATCGATAAGATGAAGGAAGCCAAGGGCGTCAAGAACGACGTGGACCTGACGGCAGACGACCTGAAGGAACTGGTCGGCGTCTTCAAGAAGATCTATGAGGAGAACGAGGGCAAGCCGTTCCCCCAGGATCCCCGCGATCAGCTGATCGAGGCTGTCAAGGCTGTCTTCCGCAGCTGGGACAACCCCCGTGCAAACGTGTACCGCAAGATGAACGAGATCCCCTACGAGTGGGGCACTGCGGTCAACGTGCAGCAGATGGCATTCGGCAACTCCGGCGACCGTTCCGGCACCGGCGTCGCATTCACCCGTGACCCCGCCACCGGCGCGAAGAAGCTGATGGGCGAGTACCTGATCAATGCACAGGGCGAGGACGTCGTCGCAGGTGTGCGCACTCCTTCTCCCATCAGCCACCTGAAGGATCAGATGCCTGAGGTGTACGATCAGTTCGTTGAGATCGCGACCCGTCTGGAGAACTACTTCCGCGACATGCAGGATATGGAGTTCACCATCGAGGACGGCCACCTGTACATGCTGCAGACCCGCAACGGCAAGCGCACCGCGCAGGCTGCTCTGCAGATCGCATGCGACCTGGTGGACGAGGGCATGATCACCGAGCAGGAGGCTGTCCTGCGCGTGGAGCCCAAGCAGCTGGATACCCTGCTGCATCCCCAGTTCGACGCCGCTGCTCTGAAGGCAGCTGAGGTCGTCGGCAAGGGCCTGGCAGCTTCTCCCGGTTCCGCCTGCGGCCAGATCGTCTTCACTGCGGAAGAGGCAGAGGAGAAGGTCAAGTCCGGCGAGATGAAGAAGGTCGTTCTGGTCCGTCTGGAGACCTCTCCCGAAGACATCGTCGGTATGCAGGTCTCTCAGGGCATCCTGACGGTCCGCGGCGGCATGACCAGCCACGCAGCTGTTGTTGCCCGCGGCATGGGCACCTGCTGCGTCTCCGGCTGCGGCAATGACAACGACGTGAAGATCGATGAAGAGGCAAAGACCTTCGAGATCAACGGCCACAAGTTCGTCGAGGGCGACTGGATCTCCATCGACGGCTCCACCGGCAACATCTACGGCGAGCAGGTCGCGACCGTCGCCGCTACCGGCAACAAGAACTTCAATCGCTTCATGGGCTGGGCAGACGCTGCACGTCAGCTGCTGGTCATGACCAATGCGGATAACCCCCGTGACGCACAGCAGGCCGTTGACCTGGGTGCTGAGGGCATCGGCCTGTGCCGTACCGAGCACATGTTCTTCGCAGAAGACCGCATCAAGGCCGTCCGTGAGATGATCTGCGCACGTACCGTGGAAGAGCGCGAAGCTGCTCTGGCCAAGGTCGAGCCGTTCCAGCAGGGCGACTTCGAGGCGATGTACCGCATCATGGGTGAGCGCCCGATGACCATCCGTTATCTGGACCCGCCTCTGCACGAGTTCCTGCCCAGCAAGGACGAGGACATCAAGGAGCTGGCCGCCGATATGGGCATGACCTTCGATGACCTGAAGAATGTCGTTGCTTCCCTGCACGAGTTCAACCCCATGATGGGCCACCGTGGCTGCCGTCTGGCTGTCACCTATCCGGAGATCGCAGCCATGCAGACCCGCGCTGTCATCAAGGCAGCTCTGAACGTCTCGGCTGAGACCGGTTTCGTGATCACCCCGCACATCATGATCCCGCTGGTCGGCGAGGTCAAGGAGCTGAAGTTCGTCAAGGACGTCGTCGTCAAGGTCGCAGACGAGCTGATCGCTGCTGCCGGTGTTGACATGAAGTACCAGGTCGGTACCATGATCGAGATCCCGCGCGCTGCTCTGACCGCAGGCGAGATCGCCAAGGAAGCTGAGTTCTTCAGCTTCGGCACCAACGACCTGACCCAGATGACCTTCGGCTTCAGCCGTGATGACGCTGCCAAGTTCCTGGGTGCTTACTACGAGAACAAGATCTACGAGAGCGATCCGTTCCAGCACCTGGATCAGATCGGCGTCGGCAAGCTGGTCAAGATGGCTGCACACGACGGCCGCGAGACCCGCCCCGACCTGGGCCTGGGCATCTGCGGCGAGCACGGCGGCGACCCCACGAGCGTCGAGTTCTGCCACAACGTTGGCCTCGACTACGTCAGCTGCTCTCCCTTCCGTGTGCCGATCGCACGTCTGGCTGCTGCACAGGCTGCTATTAAAAAACCGAGAGCATAA
- a CDS encoding DapH/DapD/GlmU-related protein, with protein MESSSNPAREAARARLAAAEAKREDILLYHIANGVNIESRTVEIDEGVVIAPGATILSGTILRGKTVIGAGCVIGPNSLIEDSTVDEGTTVNASQVYGSHLGPHNNIGPFTHVRVNTVTDYGVHLGAYVETKNSNFARGNTVSHLTYIGDSDVGKCCNFGCGTVTCNYDGKDKFRTTIGDYCFIGCNTNLVAPVKVGDGAYTAAGSTITKDVPAQALGIARDRQTNLEGWAAPKMEAYIAKKKKLEDEQGK; from the coding sequence ATGGAATCCAGTTCCAATCCTGCACGTGAGGCCGCCCGCGCCAGGCTGGCCGCCGCTGAGGCAAAGCGGGAGGATATCCTGCTGTACCACATCGCCAACGGCGTGAACATCGAGAGCCGCACTGTAGAGATCGACGAGGGCGTCGTCATCGCGCCGGGTGCCACCATCCTGTCCGGCACCATCCTGCGCGGCAAGACCGTCATCGGCGCGGGCTGTGTCATCGGCCCGAACAGCCTCATCGAAGACAGCACCGTGGACGAAGGCACCACCGTCAACGCCAGCCAGGTCTACGGCTCCCATCTGGGCCCCCACAACAACATCGGCCCCTTCACCCATGTGCGGGTGAACACCGTCACCGACTACGGCGTCCATCTGGGCGCCTATGTGGAGACCAAGAACTCCAACTTCGCCCGCGGCAACACGGTCAGCCACCTGACCTACATCGGCGACAGCGATGTGGGCAAGTGCTGCAACTTCGGCTGCGGCACCGTCACCTGCAACTACGACGGTAAGGACAAGTTCCGCACCACGATCGGTGACTACTGCTTCATCGGCTGCAACACCAACCTCGTGGCTCCGGTCAAGGTCGGCGACGGTGCCTACACCGCCGCAGGCAGCACCATCACCAAGGATGTGCCCGCGCAGGCCCTCGGCATCGCGCGTGACCGCCAGACCAACCTCGAAGGCTGGGCCGCCCCCAAGATGGAAGCTTACATCGCCAAAAAGAAGAAGCTGGAGGATGAGCAGGGCAAGTAA
- the pth gene encoding aminoacyl-tRNA hydrolase: protein MNANDIWLIAGLGNPESKYDGTRHNAGFAALDHLAGKWGIAVSKTKFQGLWGQGEVDGHKVVLLKPLTYMNLSGDSIAPLAGFFKIPADHVIVLCDDITQAPGKLRIRPSGSAGGHNGLKSIIARLGGENFPRIRIGVGAKPRPDYDLADWVLGKFPPDDVKAMTDRYPDLEAAARLIMDGKLGLAQSRYNG, encoded by the coding sequence ATGAATGCAAATGACATCTGGCTGATCGCCGGTCTGGGCAACCCGGAGTCCAAGTACGACGGCACCCGCCACAATGCCGGTTTTGCCGCGCTGGATCATCTGGCGGGCAAGTGGGGCATCGCGGTCAGCAAAACCAAATTCCAGGGCCTGTGGGGCCAGGGCGAGGTGGACGGTCACAAGGTCGTGCTGCTCAAGCCCCTGACCTACATGAACCTTTCGGGCGACTCCATCGCCCCGCTGGCCGGCTTCTTCAAGATCCCGGCCGACCACGTCATCGTCCTGTGCGACGACATCACTCAAGCCCCCGGCAAGCTGCGCATCCGGCCCTCCGGCTCGGCAGGCGGCCACAACGGCCTGAAGAGCATCATCGCCCGGCTGGGCGGCGAGAACTTTCCCCGCATCCGCATCGGTGTGGGTGCCAAGCCCCGCCCCGACTACGATCTGGCCGACTGGGTGCTGGGTAAGTTCCCGCCCGACGACGTCAAGGCCATGACCGACCGCTACCCCGATCTGGAAGCTGCCGCCAGGCTCATCATGGACGGCAAGCTTGGGCTGGCACAGAGCCGCTACAACGGGTAA
- the mfd gene encoding transcription-repair coupling factor, which translates to MYESLLKHTAEYQKISASLATPGPAALFGLPPAGRALLYAALQKDLGRVLCIVTPGEAEATHFADDLKALGLTAAVFPPRDFMLRPVEGAGREYEYRRLSVLGALAGGRLNAVCVPAEALLQYTVPRAEFQKNTLTLKPGMVYNREALVERLFSAGYVRRSQVDGPGQFSVRGDIVDIYAPDMHQPARIEYWDDEIDSLASFDLLTQRRDGSLEKIYLSPAREVLFGSTADTAEALRAAQKKARGKHRTALEKAMEADLSQLDSGLMPEAMDKYYGLRYPAPATLLDHLDSPLFVLDEVGGIRDAQKATEFRRGEELTGLLEEGVLCPGLDVLYQTMDDLVFAAQKQSTLLCENFLRGMNEFQLKDLINAEAFAAPNWGGDLASLREDLDPLIAQDYAVTLFAGTPKGVAALTRDLADKGYSVSMSRDVRPAKGLVQVLPGHLTAGCTFPFARMAVISSRRHGLDETAEAKKRKKNKNALSSLSDIKPGDYVVHQSHGIGMYAGIQRLEVQGAIKDYLKIQYSGSDVLYVPVTQLDLLSRYTAPGDEEKVKLAKLGGTEWQRTRAKVKKATEEMAQELIELYARRRQAPGYAFPPDGDWQSDFEARFEYDETDDQLNATSEIKKDMERSYPMDRLLCGDVGVGKTEVALRAAFKCVMGGKQCAILAPTTLLAWQHYNTILSRMEAFPVKVGMLSRFRTAKQQKETLRGLQAGSVDIVVGTHRLLSKDVRFHDLGLVIIDEEQRFGVKHKEKLKENFIGVDMLTLSATPIPRTLNMAMSGIRDLSTIEQPPIERQPVETFVLEYNDVILAEAMKKELARGGQVYYLHNRVDNIESTAAHVSQMVPGARVGIAHGKMTEEELNPVWQHLLNGEIDILVCTTLIETGIDVRNCNTLIIEDADRMGLAQLYQIRGRVGRSGRKAYAYFTFRRDKTLSDIAQKRLSAIREFTAFGSGFRIAMRDLQIRGAGSLLGHSQHGHMEAVGYDLYVKMLGQAIAQAKGEPIQRDKSECLVDLRVDAYIPESYIADGPGRIEAYKRIAAIQTPEDAADVLDELIDRYGDPPPSVSDLVNVSLVRVQATAVGVYEVTQKKDTLVLQVETLDVPMIRGLLVAFNGRVTAGAGSKPYLSVTLQPDEKPLDLLQSILKAMAEILGTK; encoded by the coding sequence ATGTACGAATCCCTGCTGAAGCATACGGCAGAGTACCAGAAGATTTCTGCGAGCCTTGCCACGCCCGGCCCGGCGGCACTGTTCGGCCTGCCCCCGGCGGGCCGCGCCCTGCTGTACGCAGCCCTGCAAAAAGACCTGGGCCGGGTGCTCTGCATCGTGACGCCCGGCGAGGCCGAGGCCACCCACTTCGCCGATGACCTCAAGGCGCTGGGCCTGACGGCGGCGGTCTTCCCGCCCCGCGACTTTATGCTCCGCCCGGTGGAGGGTGCCGGCCGTGAGTACGAGTACCGGCGGCTGTCGGTGCTGGGTGCACTGGCCGGCGGGCGGCTGAACGCCGTCTGCGTCCCGGCAGAAGCCCTGCTGCAATACACCGTCCCCCGCGCGGAGTTCCAGAAGAACACCCTCACCCTCAAGCCCGGCATGGTCTACAACCGGGAGGCGCTGGTGGAGCGGCTCTTCTCCGCCGGCTATGTCCGCCGCAGCCAGGTGGACGGCCCCGGCCAGTTCAGTGTGCGCGGCGACATCGTGGACATCTATGCGCCCGACATGCACCAGCCCGCCCGCATCGAATACTGGGACGACGAGATCGACTCGCTGGCCTCCTTTGACCTGCTGACCCAGCGGCGGGACGGCTCGCTGGAAAAGATCTATCTCTCCCCCGCCCGCGAAGTGCTGTTCGGCAGCACCGCCGACACCGCCGAGGCCCTGCGCGCGGCCCAGAAAAAGGCGCGCGGCAAACACCGCACGGCGCTGGAAAAGGCCATGGAGGCCGACCTGTCTCAGCTGGACTCCGGCCTGATGCCCGAAGCCATGGACAAATACTACGGCCTGCGGTATCCCGCCCCGGCCACCCTGCTGGACCACCTCGATTCTCCCCTCTTCGTGCTGGACGAGGTGGGCGGCATCCGGGACGCCCAGAAGGCCACCGAGTTCCGGCGCGGCGAAGAGCTGACCGGCCTGCTCGAAGAGGGTGTGCTCTGCCCCGGCCTGGATGTGCTGTACCAGACCATGGACGACCTCGTTTTCGCGGCGCAGAAGCAGAGCACCCTGCTGTGTGAGAACTTCCTGCGCGGGATGAACGAGTTCCAGCTGAAAGACCTCATCAACGCAGAGGCCTTTGCGGCCCCCAACTGGGGCGGCGACCTGGCCTCCCTGCGGGAGGATCTCGACCCGCTCATCGCCCAGGACTATGCCGTCACCCTCTTTGCCGGTACGCCCAAGGGCGTAGCGGCCCTGACCCGCGATCTGGCCGACAAGGGCTACTCCGTCAGCATGAGCCGGGACGTCCGCCCCGCCAAAGGGCTGGTGCAGGTGCTGCCCGGCCACCTGACCGCCGGGTGCACCTTCCCGTTCGCCCGGATGGCGGTCATCTCGTCCCGGCGGCATGGTCTGGACGAAACCGCCGAGGCCAAAAAACGCAAAAAGAACAAGAACGCCCTGTCCAGCCTGTCGGACATCAAGCCCGGCGACTATGTGGTCCACCAGAGCCACGGCATCGGCATGTATGCGGGCATCCAGCGGCTGGAAGTGCAGGGTGCCATCAAGGATTATCTGAAGATCCAGTATTCCGGCTCGGATGTGCTGTATGTGCCCGTCACCCAGCTGGACCTGCTGAGCCGTTACACCGCCCCCGGCGACGAGGAAAAGGTCAAGCTGGCCAAGCTCGGCGGCACCGAGTGGCAGCGCACCCGCGCCAAAGTCAAAAAGGCCACCGAGGAGATGGCGCAGGAGCTGATCGAGCTGTATGCCCGGCGGCGGCAGGCCCCCGGCTATGCCTTCCCGCCGGACGGCGACTGGCAAAGCGATTTTGAGGCCCGCTTCGAGTACGATGAGACCGACGACCAGCTCAACGCCACCTCCGAGATCAAAAAGGACATGGAGCGCAGCTACCCGATGGACCGCCTGCTCTGCGGCGACGTGGGCGTCGGCAAGACCGAAGTGGCCCTGCGGGCCGCGTTCAAGTGCGTCATGGGCGGCAAGCAGTGCGCTATCCTGGCCCCCACCACCCTGCTGGCCTGGCAGCACTACAATACGATCCTCTCCCGCATGGAGGCGTTCCCGGTCAAGGTCGGGATGCTCTCCCGCTTCCGCACCGCCAAACAGCAGAAGGAGACCCTGCGCGGCCTGCAGGCAGGCAGCGTGGACATCGTGGTGGGCACCCACCGCCTGCTGTCCAAAGACGTCCGCTTCCATGACCTGGGCCTTGTCATCATCGACGAGGAGCAGCGGTTCGGCGTCAAGCACAAGGAAAAGCTCAAGGAGAACTTCATCGGGGTGGACATGCTGACCCTGTCGGCCACCCCCATCCCCCGCACCCTGAACATGGCCATGAGCGGCATCCGGGACCTGTCCACCATCGAGCAGCCGCCCATTGAGCGCCAGCCCGTGGAGACCTTCGTCCTCGAATACAACGACGTCATCCTGGCCGAAGCCATGAAGAAAGAGCTTGCGCGCGGCGGGCAGGTCTACTACCTGCACAACCGGGTGGACAACATCGAGTCCACCGCCGCCCACGTCAGTCAGATGGTGCCCGGTGCCCGCGTCGGCATCGCCCACGGCAAGATGACCGAGGAGGAGCTGAACCCCGTCTGGCAGCACCTGCTCAACGGCGAGATCGACATCCTCGTCTGCACCACCCTCATCGAGACCGGCATCGACGTGCGCAACTGCAACACCCTCATCATCGAAGACGCCGACCGGATGGGTCTGGCCCAGCTGTACCAGATCCGGGGCCGCGTGGGCCGCAGCGGCCGCAAAGCCTATGCCTACTTCACCTTCCGGCGGGACAAGACCCTCTCCGACATCGCGCAGAAGCGGCTGTCCGCCATCCGGGAGTTCACGGCCTTCGGCTCTGGCTTCCGCATCGCCATGCGCGATCTGCAGATCCGCGGCGCGGGCAGTCTGCTGGGCCACAGCCAGCACGGCCACATGGAGGCCGTCGGCTACGACCTGTACGTGAAGATGCTGGGGCAGGCCATCGCACAGGCCAAGGGCGAGCCCATCCAGCGCGACAAGAGCGAGTGCCTTGTGGACCTGCGGGTGGACGCCTACATCCCCGAATCCTACATCGCCGACGGCCCCGGCCGCATCGAAGCCTACAAGCGCATCGCGGCCATCCAGACCCCCGAAGACGCCGCCGACGTGCTGGATGAACTCATCGACCGCTACGGCGACCCGCCGCCCTCGGTCAGCGACCTGGTCAACGTCTCGCTGGTCCGGGTGCAGGCCACCGCCGTGGGCGTGTACGAAGTCACCCAGAAAAAGGACACCCTCGTCCTGCAGGTCGAGACGCTGGATGTCCCGATGATCCGCGGCCTGCTCGTGGCCTTCAATGGCCGCGTCACCGCCGGTGCCGGCAGCAAACCCTATCTTTCCGTCACCCTGCAGCCCGACGAAAAGCCGCTGGACCTGCTGCAAAGCATCCTCAAGGCGATGGCCGAGATTTTAGGAACAAAATAA
- a CDS encoding foldase, protein MKHKLLALLCAAALAFGLAGCVLSTPDTVGSIGNVEISSGLYLLAQYNAYQSAAKLASSDQDSTNVKSFLKETITTDADSGETAAVSDYVAQKTQENLELYAAVEARFDALGGQLTEAEEAQADSYASQLMDQYGDTYKANGIGLETLQRFERILLKSTDLLDLVYGTNGETPVSDADLTSHLENQMYKLAYYSIPLYNSSTYAFADDDQKDTMLRLAQAAADSYNASAPADAVRQFTAFHEVSSAALSGIYAVLDSTVPTDDTASLQTELLSSSTLDSAFSTEGSADTIRSLSFGQAAAVQYSSLSMMLAVRLDPLDGAALDDVRAQVLADMKSDELQDALAAYGASMEHSLDSSAMGKLPARKIAAASSN, encoded by the coding sequence ATGAAACACAAACTTCTTGCCCTTCTCTGCGCGGCGGCACTGGCCTTCGGTCTGGCTGGCTGCGTCCTTTCCACGCCGGACACGGTCGGTTCCATCGGCAACGTGGAGATCTCCTCCGGCCTCTATCTGCTGGCGCAGTACAACGCCTACCAGTCCGCCGCAAAGCTCGCTTCCTCTGACCAGGATTCCACCAACGTCAAGAGCTTCCTGAAGGAGACCATCACCACCGACGCGGACTCCGGCGAGACCGCAGCCGTCAGCGACTATGTCGCCCAGAAGACCCAGGAGAATCTGGAGCTGTACGCCGCCGTCGAGGCCCGCTTCGACGCGCTGGGCGGCCAGCTGACCGAAGCCGAGGAGGCCCAGGCCGACAGCTACGCTTCCCAGCTGATGGACCAGTATGGCGACACCTACAAGGCCAACGGCATCGGTTTGGAGACGCTGCAGCGCTTCGAGCGCATCCTGCTCAAGAGCACCGACCTGCTCGACCTCGTGTACGGCACCAACGGCGAGACCCCGGTTTCCGACGCCGACCTGACCAGCCATCTGGAGAACCAGATGTACAAGCTGGCCTATTACAGCATCCCGCTCTACAACTCCAGCACCTACGCCTTCGCCGATGACGACCAGAAGGACACGATGCTCCGCCTGGCACAGGCCGCTGCGGACAGCTACAACGCCTCCGCTCCGGCAGATGCGGTCCGCCAGTTCACCGCCTTCCATGAGGTGTCCTCTGCGGCTCTGAGCGGCATCTACGCCGTGCTGGACTCCACCGTCCCCACCGACGACACCGCTTCCCTGCAGACCGAGCTGCTGAGCAGCAGTACCCTCGACTCGGCGTTCTCCACCGAAGGCTCTGCCGACACCATCCGCAGCCTGTCCTTCGGCCAGGCCGCTGCCGTGCAGTATTCCTCCCTCTCCATGATGCTGGCCGTCCGTCTCGACCCGCTGGACGGGGCAGCGCTGGACGACGTCCGCGCACAGGTCCTGGCCGACATGAAGAGCGACGAGCTGCAGGATGCGCTGGCTGCCTATGGTGCCTCCATGGAGCACAGCCTGGACAGCTCCGCCATGGGGAAGCTCCCGGCCCGGAAGATCGCGGCCGCAAGCTCGAACTGA